In Pseudobythopirellula maris, a single window of DNA contains:
- a CDS encoding ExeA family protein, translating to MYLQHWGLEASPFSTTPGVDEPYPSQPLDEAAARVDYLVQQRRRLGAVVGECGVGKSVALAAIEREQRDQGVEAVRVDGLGLSPRELLWRLATGLGAGADGADDAARLFRRVEDRLAENRWQRRSTLLLVDDADQLGPDGERMLARLARLEETAEARWTIVVALRPAALSRLNELLLHLVDLRVDLPAWTEEDTVGWVQTQLVEAGRYEPVFTDAALRRLHLLAEGKPRHVARLADYALLAGASARAASVTPEVMARVFNEIRWSPTAQAAGA from the coding sequence ATGTACCTTCAGCACTGGGGCCTCGAGGCCTCGCCCTTCTCCACCACGCCGGGCGTCGACGAGCCCTACCCGAGCCAGCCGCTCGACGAGGCGGCCGCGCGGGTCGATTACCTCGTGCAGCAGCGTCGCCGCCTGGGCGCCGTGGTCGGCGAGTGCGGCGTGGGCAAGTCGGTCGCCCTGGCGGCGATCGAGCGCGAGCAACGCGACCAAGGGGTCGAGGCGGTCCGCGTCGACGGCCTGGGGCTCTCGCCGCGCGAGCTGCTGTGGCGATTGGCGACGGGCCTGGGCGCCGGCGCCGATGGCGCCGACGACGCGGCCCGCCTGTTCCGCCGGGTGGAAGACCGCCTGGCCGAGAACCGCTGGCAGCGGCGTTCGACGCTGCTCTTGGTCGACGACGCCGACCAGCTCGGCCCCGACGGCGAGCGGATGCTGGCGCGGCTCGCCCGGCTGGAGGAGACCGCCGAGGCGCGCTGGACGATCGTCGTGGCGCTGCGCCCCGCGGCGCTGTCGCGGCTCAACGAGCTGTTGCTGCACTTGGTGGACCTGCGGGTCGACCTGCCCGCCTGGACCGAGGAGGACACGGTCGGCTGGGTGCAAACGCAACTGGTCGAGGCGGGCCGCTACGAGCCGGTCTTCACCGACGCGGCGCTGAGGCGGCTGCACCTGCTCGCCGAGGGCAAGCCGCGGCACGTGGCGCGGCTGGCGGACTACGCCCTCTTGGCCGGCGCCAGCGCGCGGGCCGCGAGCGTGACGCCGGAGGTGATGGCGCGGGTGTTCAACGAGATCCGCTGGTCACCCACCGCCCAGGCGGCGGGGGCCTGA
- a CDS encoding 16S rRNA (uracil(1498)-N(3))-methyltransferase, giving the protein MGDRFFIDEPITGAEALLSGPEAHHALHVMRLKAGDGVTLFDGSGAEFSAEVTAVSRRDVSLTITGRQEIDRESPVRLTLGVALPKGDRQKVLVEKLVELGAARLVPLTTERSVALPKGSAIEKLRRLVIEASKQCGRNRLMEIAEPVALGAFLDESADAERLFAHPPEEAHAERGGAPWPATQRVVAMVGPEGGFSDAEAAAAVEAGWRPVTLGERILRIETAALALAARCCGIPL; this is encoded by the coding sequence TTGGGCGACCGCTTCTTTATCGACGAGCCGATCACCGGCGCCGAGGCTCTGCTCAGCGGGCCCGAGGCGCACCACGCGCTGCACGTGATGCGTCTGAAAGCTGGCGACGGCGTCACGCTGTTCGACGGCTCGGGCGCCGAGTTCTCGGCCGAGGTGACAGCCGTCTCGCGGCGCGACGTGTCGCTCACGATCACGGGCCGCCAAGAAATCGACCGCGAGTCGCCGGTGCGGCTCACGCTCGGCGTCGCGCTCCCCAAGGGCGACCGCCAGAAGGTGCTCGTCGAGAAGCTCGTCGAGCTCGGCGCCGCGCGGCTGGTTCCTCTCACGACCGAGCGCAGCGTTGCGCTGCCCAAGGGTTCGGCGATCGAGAAACTGCGACGGCTGGTCATCGAAGCCTCGAAGCAGTGCGGGCGCAACCGGCTGATGGAGATCGCCGAGCCGGTGGCGCTCGGCGCTTTCCTCGACGAATCGGCCGACGCCGAGCGGCTCTTCGCCCACCCGCCTGAAGAGGCCCACGCGGAACGGGGGGGAGCGCCGTGGCCCGCGACCCAACGAGTCGTCGCGATGGTAGGCCCCGAAGGCGGTTTCTCCGACGCCGAAGCGGCCGCCGCCGTTGAGGCCGGCTGGCGGCCGGTGACGCTCGGCGAACGGATCTTGCGCATCGAAACCGCCGCGCTCGCCTTGGCGGCCCGCTGCTGCGGAATCCCCCTGTAG